One Candidatus Woesearchaeota archaeon genomic window, CATATATTTATTATCAATAAAACTTTCTTCTTTTTCTAAAAAATGTATAAATTTAATAATTTTTTTTCTAAAATCATCATATTCTTTTTGATTAATAAAAAATTCCATTAAAAATTCAGATTGTAATAAATATTTATTCATATTTATAATAAAAATTTACACCTTTATATATATAATTAAAATCTAATAACAATTTAACAAAGTCTTAACCTCAACATTAACTCTTTTATCTGCTAATTTGAAATACTCTTCATTATTCTCAAATCCAATAAATCGCCTATTCAATTCTTTAGAAGCAATAGCAGTTGTGCCACTACCCATAAAACAATCTAAAACTAAATGGTTCTCATCAGAACTTAACTGAATAAACTTTCTAATAATAGAAATTGGCTTTTGTGTAGGGTGTTCATTTCTAAGACCATTTGTTACAACACTATGACTTTTGAAATATAATTTATAGTCCAGTTTTCCATTCCAATAAACACCCTTGCTTCTAAGAAAAACAATATACTCGATTTCAGGCAAATACGCACTATTTTTACATGGAATGGGAGCTTTCTTATTCATGGTTAAAATATCAAAGTTCAAACCTCTCTCAATAGCTAATAATAGATACTTCGGCAACAAAGCTTTATTACAAAAGAAATAAGCATTAACATTCCCACCTTGTAAATCTAAAATGTCGGGAATAAACTTTTCAAAATTAAATACATTAAGATTTGCACTTTTAATTTTTAACTGCAATTTTCGACCTTTGTTAATACCTCTACCATGTGCATCAAACTCATAAGGCGGGTCACAAACAATAAGATTAGGAACTATATTGTTCTCTTTCATCCGTTCAATCCCTTCTAAACAATCCATCAAATAAATCTTATCTAGCTCCATTTTAAAATAAAAAAATTAAAGAGAACTAAAAGTCCCCATACTTATTATGAATTAAATCACTTCTATTCTTTCTGTATTCTGAATAAGGCTTACCATTTCTTGAAATCCTTTTACCTGGTGGCAAAGCTTTTCTATGTCCATCTAAATATGGGTCTCTCATAATTCCTGTTTGATGGTCTCCTTTTTGAATTACTATACCATTATTGTAACCTTTCCATTTAGCCTCAATTTGGTTTTTAGTCTCAGTTGGTAAAAATAGAGTTCTTCCTTTATCTGTTGATATAAGAAAACCTTTATTATATCTTTTCTGTCCCATCTTCAAAGCAGGAGTAACTTTAACCTCTGAAAAATCTTTAAAATTGGGACTTAGATTTGTTGAAAACAAAGACTTATTTATTTTCTTAGATCTAACTCCTGACAATAAATTAGTTTCAAAACTTTGTCCATTTGGAAATACAAAATTTACATTCTTTTTCAAAACTGTTCCTCTAGTGTATTGAATACCTAAAGCCTCATCAAACTTAACTTCTTTTTGTTTATTAGTATTATTCATCTTTCTACCTCGCTAATTGGTTCTGCCTGTGGATTTAGAATCTCATTTGGCAAATATGCAACTGGTTCATTAATAGGCTTTTTATTTCCTGTATCAATTCCCAGTTTTTCAGCTATCACTAACTGCATTTTTTCTTGTTTCTTCAATCTCTCATTAACATAAAGACCAATACCTACTAGTGCAATTGCTAAGAGTAGACCTATTACAACTTGTACCACTAAAATATCTTTCAAAGCCTCATCAAGAGCAATCGCCAAACCACCAACCGCAGAACCTACTGCACCAACACTCATAAGAGTTTTATTATTCAAACTAAATAATTTAATTTGATTATCTGTTGCAGTTTGCAAGCCCTCATGAGTAAGACTATTTTGAGCTTTGATTACTGCCGTATCTTGTCTAAGTAAAGAAGTATCCATTTTGATTTGTGATGTATCTCCTTTGATACTTTTCAAACCTTTATTTAAGGAACTCCTTTCAGCACTAGCCTTTTTCTCATAATCACTACTTGAACTCTTGATAGGTGTTTTAGTCATCTTTAATTCTTTAGTTACCACTTTGAATTACCTCCTTAACTATCATTTGCCCGTTAGTGTCTTTTGTTTCATAGTCATTAACATTAACAGTTAAGTTTATTGGGCTTTCAGGCTTTGAATCAGAAGACTTTTTGCTTTTTCTTGACTTCCTTTTCTTTCTGCTTTTTTTTGTGCTAGAAATCGCCTTTTTAGCTGTTTTAGATTTCTTTTGATTTTCAACATATAACCAATAACCTAAAACACCTAAAAGTATAACAATTCCAACAATTGCAATCCACCATTCTTGAAGCCAAACTGCAATTCCATTCAAAGCAATACCAACACCAGAAGACGCCCTAGTTGCACTAAGTCCTAAAGGATTCTCTTTCCCGTCTCCAAATTGTTCAATACCAACACCATCTTCAGTTTTATTCCAAATTTCCTCTTCGGTTTTCTCATCAATTTTTTTAAAACTAACTGCTTTGCCATCATCATAAACAAAATTATCAGGCTCTTTATACTTCTCCCGATTTTTATCAGCAATGCTTTTATGATTATCTGCACCCTTTTCCCAATCATCATTAAGAAAAGCCCTATCCCTATCATTCAAATCAGTTACAACTGGAGACTCTGCAATAGCCCTAAAGTTAAGTGGGTCATCAGGACTAAGATTAGGATTAACAGCAGTTCTTTTCATGCCATCCCTTAATCTTCTTTCCTCTCCATAACTTGCTTTCCAAATAGAAAACTTTTCTTGGTCTTTTAGAGACATTTGAGATTGCAGTTTATCCATTTCCGAAATTCTACTACCATCAATTTTAACAACATCACCCTCAATATTAACAATTTTATTTTTTAAGGCAAACTCCATAAATGGGTCATCACTCTTCACATTATTCTCCCATTCTACATTTGCATAATTCACTAATTTAGGATTTGTTGTCTGCAAATCTCTTAAAACCTTTGAAGTATCCCTTACTTCATTAACCATTGAGCCGACTTCTTGATTTAATAAATCATTAGCCCTTTCATTTCCAGCTAAACGAGGATTTAATGCTATCATTGATTTTTCTAAAATATTATCATTAGTCAAATC contains:
- a CDS encoding site-specific DNA-methyltransferase, with product MELDKIYLMDCLEGIERMKENNIVPNLIVCDPPYEFDAHGRGINKGRKLQLKIKSANLNVFNFEKFIPDILDLQGGNVNAYFFCNKALLPKYLLLAIERGLNFDILTMNKKAPIPCKNSAYLPEIEYIVFLRSKGVYWNGKLDYKLYFKSHSVVTNGLRNEHPTQKPISIIRKFIQLSSDENHLVLDCFMGSGTTAIASKELNRRFIGFENNEEYFKLADKRVNVEVKTLLNCY